A stretch of the Azorhizobium caulinodans ORS 571 genome encodes the following:
- the ybgF gene encoding tol-pal system protein YbgF, translating into MKHSALVKIALLAATAALLTGPALAQQSGNGLFGDIFKPPANVQNDTVANQQSELLMRVERIENQLRVLTGQIEQLQYRNQQLEQQLGARGAGGVPPAAATAPRPPVTPPVASGGRRSDAFEPSEDPAAPGVPQPLGSPTSASVAPPRPAGAPLDIGSGAQRPPVAAGVAAASTPKDLYDLGYSYVQRQDYPQAEQTFKQFLQTYPTDRLTPDATFMLGETLYLRQTYKEAAEQFLQVSTKYPNFTRAPDALLRLGQSLAALNEREAACATFAEVDRKFPRATSNVRQAVEREQKRAGC; encoded by the coding sequence ATGAAACATTCCGCCCTCGTCAAGATTGCACTTCTGGCGGCTACTGCCGCCTTGCTGACCGGGCCGGCGCTGGCACAGCAGTCGGGCAACGGGCTGTTTGGCGACATCTTCAAGCCGCCGGCGAATGTTCAGAACGATACGGTCGCCAACCAGCAGAGCGAGCTTCTGATGCGTGTGGAGCGCATCGAAAACCAGTTGCGCGTGCTCACCGGCCAGATCGAACAGTTGCAGTATCGCAATCAACAGCTCGAGCAGCAGCTCGGTGCGCGGGGTGCGGGCGGCGTGCCGCCGGCCGCCGCGACGGCGCCGCGCCCGCCCGTGACGCCCCCCGTTGCCTCCGGAGGCCGCCGGTCGGACGCGTTCGAGCCCTCCGAGGATCCCGCTGCGCCCGGCGTGCCGCAGCCGCTGGGCTCGCCCACCAGTGCGTCCGTGGCGCCGCCGCGTCCTGCCGGCGCGCCGCTCGACATCGGCTCGGGCGCCCAGCGGCCCCCTGTGGCCGCCGGTGTTGCCGCAGCGTCCACACCCAAGGACCTCTACGACCTCGGCTATTCCTACGTGCAGCGGCAGGATTATCCGCAGGCGGAGCAGACCTTTAAGCAGTTCCTGCAGACCTATCCCACGGACCGCCTGACGCCCGACGCCACGTTCATGCTTGGCGAAACGCTCTATTTGCGGCAGACCTATAAGGAGGCGGCAGAGCAGTTTCTGCAGGTCTCGACAAAATATCCAAACTTCACGCGGGCACCCGATGCTTTGCTTCGTCTCGGCCAGTCGCTGGCCGCGCTGAACGAACGGGAGGCGGCTTGCGCAACTTTCGCCGAGGTGGACCGGAAGTTCCCTCGGGCTACATCGAATGTGCGTCAAGCTGTGGAGCGTGAGCAAAAACGTGCAGGCTGCTGA
- the tilS gene encoding tRNA lysidine(34) synthetase TilS, whose product MQAAEQDYAPPIEEEELEGLFGIFRGHRRILLGVSGGPDSTAMLVLARIWRYGLLDGPSFFVATVDHGLRPEATDEALAVGALCEELGLPHVILPWRGPKPRSGIQEAARDERFALLRSFARQNGLDGLALAHTQDDQAETVLFRLCRGSGIGGLAAMRPVSRRNGLAVLRPFLSIAKARLVATLAVSGTPFVRDPSNEDTRYARPRLRAISPLLGAEGLDAARLAVLAQRAARADDALEAATDAAQKLLVHGGWDDEAGTRLDAEGFFRLPQEIALRLLMRALTLRATEGPVELAKAERLLEALRAAVIQPGRLRRTLAGALVTLKQGSLSIVQAPARQAGAAHLAANSGTSGALVLGKEGGDP is encoded by the coding sequence GTGCAGGCTGCTGAGCAGGACTACGCGCCTCCCATCGAGGAGGAAGAACTCGAGGGGCTGTTCGGGATCTTCCGCGGCCACCGGCGCATCCTTCTCGGCGTGTCGGGCGGCCCCGATTCCACGGCCATGCTCGTGCTCGCCCGCATCTGGCGCTACGGGCTGCTGGACGGCCCGAGCTTCTTCGTGGCGACGGTGGACCACGGCCTGCGCCCCGAGGCGACGGACGAGGCCCTCGCCGTCGGTGCCCTGTGCGAAGAACTCGGCCTGCCCCATGTGATCCTGCCGTGGCGCGGGCCGAAGCCGCGCTCCGGCATTCAGGAGGCGGCCCGCGACGAGCGCTTCGCGCTGCTGCGCTCCTTCGCCCGGCAGAACGGGCTGGATGGCCTCGCGCTTGCCCATACCCAGGACGATCAGGCCGAGACCGTGCTGTTCCGCCTCTGCCGCGGCTCCGGCATCGGCGGGCTGGCCGCCATGCGGCCGGTGAGCCGGCGCAACGGCCTCGCGGTGCTGCGGCCCTTCCTGTCCATCGCCAAGGCGCGGCTTGTTGCCACGCTGGCGGTGTCCGGCACCCCCTTCGTGCGTGATCCAAGTAACGAGGACACGCGCTATGCCCGCCCGCGCCTGCGGGCGATCTCGCCCCTGCTGGGCGCGGAAGGGCTGGACGCCGCGCGTCTCGCCGTGCTGGCCCAGCGGGCGGCGCGGGCGGACGATGCGCTGGAGGCCGCGACCGATGCCGCGCAGAAGCTGCTGGTGCATGGCGGCTGGGACGACGAGGCCGGGACGCGCCTTGATGCGGAGGGCTTTTTTCGCCTGCCGCAGGAAATCGCGCTCCGCCTGCTGATGAGGGCGCTGACCCTGCGCGCCACCGAGGGGCCCGTCGAACTCGCCAAGGCAGAGCGGCTGCTGGAAGCCCTTCGCGCGGCGGTGATCCAGCCGGGCCGTCTGCGGCGTACTCTGGCAGGAGCCCTGGTCACCCTGAAGCAAGGCAGTCTGTCTATCGTCCAAGCACCGGCGCGACAGGCTGGGGCAGCCCACCTCGCCGCAAATTCAGGAACGAGCGGGGCACTCGTCCTTGGCAAGGAGGGGGGCGACCCCTAA
- a CDS encoding replicative DNA helicase, producing the protein MLDLAASKEDLPAYRQPPHNVEAEQALLGAILVNNEAFYRVSDFLKAEHFYEPLHGRIYDLTGSLIRAGKIATPITLKTFLPADLDVGGLNGPQYLARLAAEATTIINAEDYGRAIYDLSVRRELIRIGEEIVNDAYDAPIEAQPQDQIEEAEKRLYAIAESGRYDGGFVRFGDALRESVDMASRAFQREGHLSGIASGLDDLDAQMGGLQPSDLIILAGRPAMGKTSLATNIAYNIASAYRGEQKPDGSIEAVSGGVVGFFSLEMSSEQLATRILAEQAEIASYKIRRGDISESEFSKLAAAAQSMQVVPLYIDDTGGISIAQLVARARRLKRQRGLDFMVVDYLQLLSGSGKASSNRVQEITEITTGLKALAKELNVPIMALSQLSRQVESRDDKRPQLSDLRESGSIEQDADVVMFVYREEYYLKSREPKPGTEEWFKWETDMKACEAMAEIIVGKQRHGPTGTVKVHFEAQFTRFGNLAREDRFPDRH; encoded by the coding sequence ATGCTCGATCTTGCCGCGTCGAAGGAGGACCTGCCCGCCTATCGCCAGCCGCCCCACAATGTGGAGGCCGAGCAGGCGCTGCTGGGCGCGATCCTCGTCAATAACGAGGCCTTCTATCGCGTCTCCGACTTCCTGAAGGCGGAGCATTTCTACGAGCCCCTGCACGGCCGCATCTATGATCTGACCGGTTCGCTGATCCGCGCCGGCAAGATCGCGACGCCCATCACGCTGAAGACCTTCCTCCCGGCGGACCTGGACGTCGGCGGCCTCAACGGCCCGCAATATCTCGCCCGCCTCGCGGCGGAGGCGACCACCATCATCAATGCCGAGGACTACGGCCGGGCCATCTATGACCTCTCGGTGCGGCGCGAGCTGATCCGTATCGGCGAGGAGATCGTCAACGATGCCTATGACGCGCCCATCGAGGCGCAGCCGCAGGACCAGATCGAGGAAGCGGAAAAGCGCCTCTACGCCATCGCCGAATCCGGCCGCTACGACGGCGGCTTCGTGCGCTTCGGCGATGCACTGCGCGAATCGGTGGACATGGCGAGCCGCGCCTTCCAGCGCGAGGGCCACCTCTCCGGCATCGCCTCCGGGCTCGACGATCTCGATGCCCAGATGGGCGGCCTCCAGCCCTCGGATTTGATCATCCTCGCGGGGCGCCCGGCCATGGGCAAGACCTCGCTCGCCACCAACATCGCCTACAACATCGCCTCCGCCTATCGCGGCGAGCAGAAGCCGGACGGCTCCATCGAGGCGGTGTCCGGCGGCGTGGTGGGCTTCTTCTCGCTCGAAATGTCGTCCGAGCAGCTCGCCACCCGTATCCTGGCCGAGCAGGCGGAGATCGCCTCCTACAAGATCCGCCGCGGCGACATCTCGGAAAGCGAGTTCTCCAAGCTCGCCGCCGCCGCCCAGTCCATGCAGGTAGTGCCGCTGTATATCGACGACACCGGCGGCATCTCCATCGCCCAGCTCGTGGCCCGCGCCCGCCGCCTCAAGCGCCAGCGCGGCCTCGACTTCATGGTGGTGGACTATCTCCAGCTGCTGTCGGGCTCGGGCAAGGCCAGCTCCAACCGCGTGCAGGAAATCACCGAGATCACCACCGGCCTCAAGGCGCTGGCCAAGGAGCTGAACGTGCCCATCATGGCGCTGTCCCAGCTCTCCCGTCAGGTGGAAAGCCGCGACGACAAGCGCCCCCAGCTCTCGGACCTTCGCGAATCCGGCTCCATCGAGCAGGACGCCGACGTGGTCATGTTCGTGTATCGCGAGGAATATTACCTCAAGAGCCGCGAGCCCAAGCCCGGAACCGAGGAATGGTTCAAGTGGGAGACCGACATGAAGGCCTGCGAGGCGATGGCTGAGATCATCGTGGGCAAGCAGCGTCACGGTCCCACGGGCACGGTGAAGGTGCACTTCGAGGCGCAGTTCACCCGCTTCGGCAATCTCGCCCGCGAGGACCGCTTCCCCGACCGTCACTGA
- a CDS encoding SAM-dependent methyltransferase, producing MEALLERVLKRVMTRGSLGVTTATGRTYVAGTGDPKVHIRFTTKSAERAVLFDPELEIGEAITDGTLVIEKGSITDFLDLVMAQPGVTTPTIASRLMLLARMAGRRIAQFNPRGRSQRNVAHHYDLDGRLYSLFLDSDRQYSCAYFEHPDQSLDDAQLAKKRHLAAKLMLDRPGLKLLDIGCGWGGLGLYMSEVGGADVTGVTLSKEQLAVAQGRVKERGLDRHVDFRLQDYRDVPETFDRIVSVGMFEHVGVAHYGTFFRKAHDLLKEDGVMMLHAIGRQEPPGVTNPWIAKYIFPGGYIPALSEVLPHIEKAGLIVTDIEILRLHYAETLKAWRERFMAHREEAKRLTDERFCRLWEFYLAGSEMAFRHQNMMVFQIQLARRQEAVPITRDYLAAAEERLRAAEFAVHAPPLRLAGE from the coding sequence ATGGAGGCCTTGCTTGAGCGTGTTTTGAAGCGCGTGATGACCCGTGGAAGTCTCGGCGTCACCACCGCTACCGGCCGGACCTATGTGGCCGGCACGGGTGATCCGAAGGTTCATATCCGTTTCACCACAAAGTCGGCCGAACGCGCGGTGCTGTTCGATCCGGAACTCGAGATCGGCGAGGCGATCACCGACGGCACGCTGGTCATCGAGAAGGGCAGCATCACCGATTTTCTGGACCTCGTGATGGCCCAACCCGGCGTCACCACGCCGACCATCGCCTCGCGCCTGATGCTGCTGGCCCGCATGGCCGGACGCCGCATCGCCCAGTTCAATCCGCGCGGCCGCTCCCAGCGCAACGTCGCGCACCATTACGATCTCGACGGACGCCTGTATTCGCTTTTCCTTGATTCAGACCGCCAATATTCCTGCGCCTATTTCGAGCATCCGGACCAGTCTCTGGACGATGCCCAGCTTGCCAAGAAGCGCCATCTCGCCGCCAAGCTGATGCTGGACCGGCCCGGCCTGAAGCTGCTCGACATCGGCTGCGGCTGGGGCGGCCTCGGGCTCTACATGTCGGAGGTGGGCGGGGCCGATGTCACCGGCGTCACGCTCTCCAAGGAGCAGCTTGCGGTGGCCCAGGGCCGGGTGAAGGAGCGCGGCCTCGACCGGCATGTGGACTTCCGCCTGCAGGACTATCGTGATGTGCCGGAGACGTTCGACCGCATCGTCTCGGTGGGCATGTTCGAGCACGTGGGCGTCGCCCATTACGGCACCTTCTTCCGGAAGGCGCATGACCTCCTCAAGGAGGATGGCGTGATGATGCTGCACGCCATCGGCCGGCAGGAGCCGCCCGGCGTCACCAATCCCTGGATCGCCAAATACATCTTCCCCGGCGGCTATATTCCCGCGCTCTCCGAAGTGCTCCCGCACATCGAGAAGGCGGGTCTCATCGTCACCGACATCGAGATCCTGCGCCTGCATTATGCCGAAACGCTCAAGGCCTGGCGGGAGCGCTTCATGGCCCACCGGGAAGAGGCCAAGCGCCTGACGGACGAGCGCTTCTGCCGCCTGTGGGAGTTTTATCTGGCGGGTTCGGAGATGGCCTTCCGCCACCAGAACATGATGGTGTTCCAGATCCAGCTGGCCCGCCGGCAGGAGGCCGTGCCGATCACCCGCGACTATCTCGCGGCGGCGGAAGAGCGGCTGCGGGCGGCGGAGTTCGCCGTGCACGCGCCGCCGCTCCGGCTCGCCGGCGAATAG
- the radA gene encoding DNA repair protein RadA: MAKRDLSYVCQSCGAVYNRWQGKCDACGGWNTISEETNLAATVPAAQRAGRKGRAVPLETLHGEAKPAPRLVSGIGELDRVAGGGFVPGSIVLLGGDPGIGKSTLLVQASAALAKAGHRVIYVSGEEAVDQVRMRAGRLGLAQAPVALAAETNAENILATFSAGAAVQFVVIDSIQTLWSDSVESAPGTVTQVRTSAQLLVRYAKQSGAAVILVGHVTKDGQIAGPRVVEHMVDAVFSFEGDGANQFRILRAQKNRFGPTDEIGVFEMTGTGLSQVPNPSELFLSHRDAGAPGTAVFAGMEGTRPLLMEIQALVAPSSLGTPRRAVVGWDSARLAMVLAVLDARCGVRLGGHDVYLNVAGGLRISEPAADIAVAAALVSSLTGAPLPPDAVFFGEVSLTGAVRQVSQAAARLKEAAKLGFNKVVMPQLADGSASGLEVDTISSLAGLVAGIAARAPRRAAMPKPAMSDEEG, from the coding sequence ATGGCGAAACGCGACCTGTCCTATGTCTGCCAGTCCTGCGGGGCGGTCTATAACCGCTGGCAGGGCAAGTGCGATGCCTGCGGCGGCTGGAACACCATCTCGGAAGAGACGAACCTCGCCGCCACCGTGCCTGCCGCCCAGCGCGCGGGCCGCAAGGGCCGGGCGGTGCCGCTGGAGACGCTGCACGGCGAGGCCAAGCCTGCGCCCCGCCTTGTCTCCGGCATCGGCGAACTGGACCGGGTGGCGGGCGGGGGCTTCGTGCCCGGCTCCATCGTCCTGCTGGGCGGGGATCCCGGCATCGGCAAGTCCACGCTGCTCGTCCAGGCGTCCGCCGCGCTCGCAAAGGCCGGGCACCGCGTTATCTATGTGTCTGGCGAAGAGGCGGTGGATCAGGTGCGCATGCGCGCCGGCCGGCTGGGTCTCGCCCAGGCGCCCGTGGCGCTGGCCGCCGAGACCAATGCGGAGAACATCCTCGCCACCTTCTCCGCCGGGGCGGCGGTGCAGTTCGTGGTGATCGATTCCATCCAGACCCTGTGGAGCGATTCCGTGGAATCCGCCCCCGGCACGGTCACGCAGGTGCGCACCTCCGCCCAGTTGCTTGTGCGCTATGCCAAGCAGAGCGGGGCGGCGGTGATCCTTGTCGGCCACGTGACCAAGGACGGGCAGATCGCCGGTCCCCGCGTGGTGGAGCACATGGTGGACGCGGTCTTCTCCTTCGAGGGCGACGGCGCCAACCAGTTCCGCATCCTGCGCGCCCAGAAGAACCGCTTCGGGCCGACGGACGAGATCGGCGTCTTCGAGATGACCGGCACCGGCCTCTCGCAGGTGCCAAACCCCTCCGAACTCTTCCTTTCCCATCGCGATGCCGGGGCGCCCGGCACGGCGGTGTTCGCCGGCATGGAGGGCACGCGCCCGCTGCTCATGGAGATCCAGGCTCTGGTCGCCCCCTCCAGCCTCGGCACGCCGCGCCGTGCGGTCGTGGGCTGGGATTCGGCGCGCCTTGCCATGGTGCTCGCGGTGCTGGACGCCCGCTGCGGCGTGCGGCTCGGGGGACATGACGTCTATTTGAACGTGGCCGGCGGCCTGCGCATCAGCGAGCCGGCGGCGGACATTGCCGTTGCGGCGGCGCTGGTCTCTTCCCTTACGGGCGCGCCTTTGCCGCCGGATGCTGTGTTCTTTGGGGAAGTTAGCCTCACGGGCGCGGTGCGGCAGGTCTCCCAGGCGGCGGCCCGCCTCAAGGAGGCGGCCAAGCTCGGCTTCAACAAGGTGGTGATGCCCCAGCTTGCCGACGGCAGCGCCAGCGGGCTCGAAGTGGACACCATCTCCTCCCTCGCCGGCCTCGTGGCCGGGATCGCCGCCCGCGCTCCGCGCAGAGCAGCGATGCCCAAGCCCGCGATGTCGGATGAAGAGGGATGA
- the pal gene encoding peptidoglycan-associated lipoprotein Pal — translation MLHLGFARGFRFAAMIGVMLALAACANNPNANGGAGMNGAGGPPGSPQEFVVSVGDRVFFDTDQTDLSPEARAILDRQAQWLQQYNRYTFTIEGHADERGTREYNIALGAKRAQNVRDYLASRGIDPARMRTISYGKERPVAVCNDISCWSQNRRAVTVLNPTS, via the coding sequence ATGCTTCATTTGGGTTTTGCGCGCGGCTTCCGGTTCGCCGCCATGATCGGTGTGATGCTGGCGCTCGCCGCCTGCGCCAACAATCCGAACGCCAATGGCGGGGCTGGCATGAACGGGGCCGGCGGCCCTCCCGGTTCGCCGCAGGAGTTCGTCGTCTCCGTGGGCGACCGTGTCTTCTTCGACACCGACCAGACCGACCTTTCGCCCGAGGCGCGCGCCATTCTGGACCGCCAGGCGCAGTGGCTGCAGCAGTATAACCGCTACACCTTCACCATCGAAGGCCATGCGGACGAGCGCGGCACCCGCGAATACAACATCGCGCTCGGCGCCAAGCGCGCCCAGAACGTGCGCGACTATCTCGCCTCGCGCGGCATCGATCCGGCCCGCATGCGGACCATCTCCTACGGCAAGGAACGGCCGGTTGCTGTCTGCAACGACATCTCCTGCTGGTCGCAGAACCGCCGCGCCGTCACCGTGCTCAATCCGACGAGCTGA
- a CDS encoding CvpA family protein encodes MPVTLLDLILIGVMLISGLLAMVRGLIREVLSIVSWVAAAGVTVYFYPQLLPVTKQYIAQDMVATAVTVGGLFLGTLLIVTILSARLSDAVLDSRIGALDRTLGFAFGLARGFLVMVIAFLFFNWLVPDKSQPPWVLNAKSRPVMQNAGNWIVSLLPDDPENTILKRLKKPPASDDGSTPPDSTNGPRTERGGRTTFAAGASTSIEVSQAGYRRDARQGFEQLLESTRASGQ; translated from the coding sequence ATGCCAGTGACGCTGCTTGATCTGATCCTGATCGGCGTGATGCTGATTTCAGGCCTTCTCGCCATGGTGCGTGGCCTCATCCGGGAAGTGCTGAGCATCGTTTCCTGGGTCGCCGCCGCCGGCGTCACCGTCTATTTCTATCCGCAGCTCCTGCCGGTGACGAAGCAGTACATCGCGCAGGACATGGTGGCGACGGCCGTCACCGTGGGCGGCCTCTTCCTCGGCACGCTGCTCATCGTCACCATCCTGAGCGCCCGCCTGTCGGACGCGGTGCTGGACAGCCGCATCGGCGCGCTCGACCGTACGCTGGGCTTCGCCTTCGGCCTCGCCCGCGGCTTCCTCGTCATGGTGATCGCCTTCCTCTTCTTCAACTGGCTCGTGCCGGACAAGTCCCAGCCGCCGTGGGTGCTGAACGCCAAGTCGCGCCCGGTGATGCAAAACGCGGGAAATTGGATCGTCTCCTTGTTGCCGGACGATCCGGAAAACACCATCTTGAAACGGCTAAAGAAGCCGCCGGCCAGCGATGACGGGTCCACACCCCCCGATTCGACCAACGGCCCGCGTACGGAGCGTGGGGGGAGAACCACGTTCGCTGCTGGGGCGAGCACCAGCATCGAAGTCAGTCAAGCCGGATACCGCCGCGATGCGCGGCAAGGGTTCGAACAACTGCTCGAAAGCACGCGCGCCAGCGGCCAGTGA
- a CDS encoding 2-hydroxyacid dehydrogenase produces MAPGSVELLVLIPFPPHELARLEAVFKVTYAPTPEQRAAAIAAKGPDFRAVLTHGTAGMTAAEMDAMPKLEMISCFGVGYDRIDVQAAIARRIIVTHGPGTNTISVADHTLALMLAAIRRIASQDHAVRQGQWHEARHSTPELTGMRLGLIGYGSIAREVARRCEAGFSMTVGYHSRRKATDTAHTYYETPLALAEASDVLVVAAPANPQTRHMVNEAVLTALGPNGYLINIARGSLVDTDALIAALNAGRIAGAGLDVVDGEPVVPAALLQAPNLVITPHSAGRSPNAEDNMTTLALRNLNAHFAGRPVETPVPECAKAAA; encoded by the coding sequence ATGGCGCCGGGTTCCGTCGAGCTGCTCGTTCTCATTCCGTTTCCGCCCCATGAACTGGCGCGGCTCGAGGCCGTCTTCAAGGTGACCTATGCGCCGACGCCCGAGCAGCGCGCGGCGGCCATCGCCGCCAAGGGGCCGGACTTCCGCGCCGTCCTGACCCACGGCACCGCCGGCATGACCGCCGCCGAGATGGACGCCATGCCCAAGCTCGAGATGATCTCCTGCTTTGGCGTCGGCTATGACCGCATCGACGTGCAGGCGGCCATCGCCCGCCGCATCATCGTGACCCATGGTCCCGGCACCAACACCATTTCGGTCGCCGATCACACGCTGGCGCTGATGCTCGCCGCCATCCGTCGTATCGCCTCGCAGGACCACGCCGTGCGGCAGGGCCAGTGGCACGAGGCCCGTCATTCGACGCCCGAACTCACCGGCATGCGCCTCGGCCTCATCGGCTACGGCTCCATCGCGCGGGAAGTCGCCCGCCGCTGCGAGGCCGGATTCTCCATGACGGTCGGCTACCACAGCCGCCGCAAGGCCACCGACACGGCCCACACCTATTATGAGACGCCCCTCGCCTTGGCCGAGGCATCCGACGTGCTGGTGGTGGCGGCGCCCGCCAATCCCCAGACGCGGCACATGGTCAACGAGGCGGTGCTCACCGCGCTCGGCCCCAATGGCTACCTCATCAACATCGCCCGCGGCTCGCTGGTGGACACCGACGCGCTGATCGCCGCCCTCAATGCGGGCCGCATCGCCGGCGCGGGTCTCGACGTGGTGGATGGCGAGCCGGTGGTTCCCGCCGCCTTGCTGCAGGCGCCCAACCTCGTCATCACGCCCCACAGCGCGGGCCGCTCGCCCAATGCCGAGGACAACATGACCACCTTGGCGCTGCGCAACCTCAATGCGCATTTCGCCGGCCGGCCGGTCGAAACCCCGGTTCCGGAGTGCGCCAAGGCGGCCGCCTGA
- the ftsH gene encoding ATP-dependent zinc metalloprotease FtsH: MNANLRNFALWVIIVLLLLALFSLFQSPGQRSSANDISFSQLLSDVDQGRVRDVVIEGPNISGSFTDGRQFQTYAPSDPTLVQRLYGKGVSITARPPSDNVPWFVSLLVSWLPFIALIGVWIFLSRQMQGAGGKAMGFGKSRAKLLTEAHGRVTFEDVAGIDEAKSDLTEIVDFLRDPQKFQRLGGRIPRGVLLVGPPGTGKTLLARAIAGEANVPFFTISGSDFVEMFVGVGASRVRDMFEQAKKNAPCIIFIDEIDAVGRHRGAGLGGGNDEREQTLNQLLVEMDGFEANEGIILIAATNRPDVLDPALLRPGRFDRQVVVPNPDVVGREQILKVHARKIPIAPDVNLKVIARGTPGFSGADLANLCNEAALMAARRNKRMVTMVEFEDAKDKVMMGAERRSLVMTEEEKMLTAYHEGGHAIVALNVPATDPVHKATIIPRGRALGMVMQLPERDKLSMSYEQMTSRLAIMMGGRVAEELIFGHDKVTSGAASDIEQATRLAKMMVTRWGFSDELGQVAYGENQDEVFLGMSMGRTQNVSEATAQTIDKEVRRLVDEGYVEAKRILSEKAVDLETLARGLLEYETLTGDEIVDLLNGKPPVRDTVIEPANPRGPTVPTAGAGKNRPRPGGNPEPQPQA; the protein is encoded by the coding sequence ATGAACGCCAACCTACGCAATTTCGCCCTTTGGGTGATCATCGTCCTGCTGCTGCTGGCTCTGTTCTCGCTCTTCCAGAGCCCGGGGCAGCGGAGCAGCGCGAACGACATTTCGTTCTCCCAGCTGCTCTCGGACGTGGACCAGGGCCGGGTGCGCGACGTCGTGATCGAGGGGCCGAATATTTCGGGCTCCTTCACGGACGGCCGCCAGTTCCAGACCTATGCCCCCAGCGACCCGACGCTCGTCCAGCGGCTCTACGGCAAGGGCGTGTCCATCACCGCCCGCCCGCCGTCTGACAACGTGCCGTGGTTCGTCAGCCTGCTGGTGTCCTGGCTGCCCTTCATCGCCCTCATCGGCGTCTGGATCTTCCTGTCCCGCCAGATGCAGGGCGCGGGCGGCAAGGCCATGGGCTTCGGCAAGAGCCGCGCCAAGCTTCTGACCGAGGCGCACGGCCGCGTGACCTTCGAGGACGTGGCCGGCATCGACGAGGCCAAGAGCGACCTCACCGAGATCGTGGACTTCCTGCGCGATCCGCAGAAGTTCCAGCGCCTCGGCGGCCGGATCCCACGCGGCGTGCTGCTCGTCGGCCCGCCCGGCACCGGTAAGACGCTGCTCGCCCGCGCCATCGCGGGTGAGGCCAACGTGCCCTTCTTCACCATCTCGGGCTCCGACTTCGTGGAGATGTTCGTGGGCGTCGGCGCCAGCCGCGTGCGCGACATGTTCGAGCAGGCGAAGAAGAATGCCCCGTGCATCATCTTCATCGACGAGATCGACGCGGTGGGTCGCCACCGCGGCGCCGGTCTCGGCGGCGGCAATGACGAGCGCGAGCAGACCCTCAACCAGCTCCTCGTGGAGATGGACGGCTTCGAGGCGAACGAGGGCATCATCCTCATCGCCGCCACGAACCGTCCGGACGTGCTCGATCCGGCGCTGCTGCGTCCCGGCCGCTTCGACCGCCAGGTCGTGGTGCCGAACCCGGACGTGGTCGGCCGCGAGCAGATCCTGAAGGTGCATGCCCGCAAGATCCCGATCGCCCCGGACGTGAACCTCAAGGTGATCGCCCGCGGCACGCCCGGCTTCTCCGGCGCGGACCTCGCCAACCTCTGCAACGAGGCGGCGCTCATGGCGGCCCGGCGCAACAAGCGCATGGTCACCATGGTCGAGTTTGAGGACGCCAAGGACAAGGTGATGATGGGCGCCGAGCGTCGCTCCCTCGTGATGACCGAGGAAGAGAAGATGCTCACCGCCTACCACGAGGGCGGACACGCCATCGTGGCGCTGAACGTGCCGGCCACCGATCCGGTGCACAAGGCGACCATCATTCCGCGCGGCCGCGCCCTCGGCATGGTCATGCAACTGCCCGAGCGGGACAAGCTCAGCATGTCCTACGAGCAGATGACCTCGCGACTCGCCATCATGATGGGTGGCCGCGTGGCGGAAGAGCTGATCTTCGGCCATGACAAGGTGACCTCCGGCGCGGCGTCCGACATCGAGCAGGCGACCCGCCTCGCGAAGATGATGGTGACGCGCTGGGGCTTCTCCGACGAACTCGGCCAGGTGGCCTATGGCGAGAACCAGGACGAGGTGTTCCTGGGCATGTCCATGGGCCGCACCCAGAACGTCTCCGAGGCGACGGCGCAGACCATCGACAAGGAAGTGCGTCGTCTGGTGGACGAGGGCTATGTCGAGGCCAAGCGCATCCTCTCGGAGAAGGCGGTGGACCTCGAGACGCTGGCCCGTGGCCTGCTCGAGTACGAGACGCTGACCGGCGACGAGATCGTGGACCTGCTGAACGGCAAGCCCCCGGTGCGCGACACGGTGATCGAGCCCGCCAACCCGCGTGGCCCGACTGTTCCCACCGCCGGAGCCGGCAAGAACCGTCCCCGTCCGGGCGGCAATCCTGAGCCGCAGCCGCAGGCCTGA